Proteins encoded together in one Lathyrus oleraceus cultivar Zhongwan6 chromosome 5, CAAS_Psat_ZW6_1.0, whole genome shotgun sequence window:
- the LOC127078655 gene encoding uncharacterized protein LOC127078655: MPTYAKFMKDIISKRRIADTNPIILTETCSAILQGMKIPIKKKNQGVVTIPCTIGDRSFNKALIDLGASVSLMPLSIYKKLGIGDVQDTRMILEFADHSVKKPYGIVKDVLVKIDKFVFLVDFVILEMPEDKEIPHILGIPFLETDRCVINIEEGTMTLKVYDEELEIDVRNTMKDKDDICTSHTIEVLDQVMTYDSPLNAPQSTLERVLNLSISDSDKETNNGDSKVLALLDAQPPWKGSRPHQGEDLRLPHSSEEDEEPKKGTELIQLPENLKDVLLDSEGKYPAIINSSLKNVKEEKLIQVMKEVVRKELVKLLDAGPIYPSFDSTGLQRKEFVEGQLVLLFKSRLKPPGKLKSRWLGPFVVQKVFPHGAIELKNPNNRDTFKVNG; encoded by the coding sequence atgcctacttatgccaagttcatgaaggacatcaTTTCGAAGAGGCGTATCGCCGACACCAACCCGATTATCCTaaccgaaacttgtagtgctattttgcagggtatgaagattccgaTAAAGAAGAAAAATCAAGGAGTTGTCACCATCCCTTGTACTATTGGAGATAGGTCATTCAACAAAGCCCTTATTGATctaggagctagtgtgagtctcatgccgttatccatttacaagaagcTTGGTATAGGGGATGTGCAAGATACCAGGATGATACTCGAATTCGCCGATCATTCGGTCAAGAAACCGTATGGTATTGTTAAAGATGTTCTGGtgaaaattgacaagtttgtatTTCTGGTTGATTTTGTAATTCTAGAAATGCCAGAAGATAAAGAGATCCCTCACATTCTTGGTATACCCTTTTTGGAGACGGACAGGTGCGTAATCAACATAGAAGAAGGAACCATGACGTTGAAGGTTTATGATGAGGAATTGGAAATTGATGTCCGAAACACCATGAAGGACAAGGATGATATTTGTACCAGTCACACTATAGAGGTTCTGGATCAGGTGATGACATATGATAGCCCTTTGAATGCTCCACAATCAACTTTGGAAAGAGTGTTAAATTTGTCCATTTCCGACAGTGATAAAGAAACGAACAACGGGGACTCCAAGGTGCTAGCCTTGTTGGATGCACAACCCCCGTGGAAAGGATCACGACCACACCAGGGGGAGGATTTACGCCTACCTCACTCTAGTGAGGAGGATGAAGAGCCAAAGAAAGGAACGGAGTTGATACAACTTCCGGAGAACCTCAAAGATGTATTATTAGATTCTGAAGGAAAATATCCTGCTATTATAAACTCGAGCCTAAAGAATGTCAAAGAAGAGAAACTCATCCAAGTAATGAAAGAGGTAGTCCGGAAAGAGTTGGTGAAATTGTTGGACGCAGGTCCTATATATCCTAGTTTTGACAGTACCGGGCTACAGAGAAAAGAGTTTGTCGAGGGACAATTAGTGTTATTGTTCAAATCCAGATTAAAGCCTCCAGGAAAGTTGAAATCCAGGTGGTTGGGTCCGTTTGTGGTTCAAAAAGTGTTTCCCCATGGAGCTATCGAACTTAAAAATCCAAATAATAGGGATACATTCAAGGTGAACGGATAA
- the LOC127084891 gene encoding uncharacterized protein LOC127084891, with amino-acid sequence METVPDQATTVCPHCDRAIPAANIDLHSVHCLRKLEKCKVCGDMVPKQHAEDHYLNTHAPVACSLCSETMGRDILDIHKGENCPQRIVTCEFCEFPLPALDLAEHQEVCGNRTEMCHLCNKYVRLREINIHEVNCNRLEDNAAAGSSRDERPAERDESAPRRQQNEFSKSRLLITIAITGIAVILGSIFYPRKVEDSNVH; translated from the exons ATGGAAACTGTGCCCGATCAAGCCACTACTGTATGCCCTCACTG TGATCGGGCTATTCCTGCTGCAAATATTGATTTGCATTCTGTTCATTGCTTACGGAAACTTGAAAAGTGTAAGGTTTGCGGTGATATGGTGCCCAAGCAACATGCTGAGGATCACTACTTAAACACCCATGCGCCG GTGGCATGTTCATTGTGCAGTGAAACAATGGGGCGTGATATTTTAGATATCCATAAAGGTGAAAATTGCCCTCAAAGGATTGTCACCTGTGAGTTCTGTGAGTTTCCATTGCCAGCACTTGATCTGGCCGAGCATCAG GAAGTATGTGGGAATCGAACAGAGATGTGTCACCTTTGTAACAAATATGTTAGACTACGTGAAATAAACATTCATGAAGTTAATTGCAACAGACTTGAAGACAATGCTGCTGCAGGGTCTTCAAG GGATGAGAGGCCGGCTGAAAGAGATGAAAGTGCTCCAAGAAGGCAGCAGAACGAATTCTCAAAAAGTCGTCTTCTTATCACCATAGCAATAACTGGTATCGCTGTTATACTTGGATCGATTTTTTATCCGAGAAAGGTAGAGGACAGTAATGTGCATTAG